Part of the Halogeometricum rufum genome, GGAGTCGTGGCGGTCGTTCAAGCGCGACCGAGGCATCCCCGAGGAGTCGATGGTCGCACTCGGCGTCGACAGACTCGACTACACGAAGGGCATCGTCGAGCGACTGAAGGCGTTAGAGGAGTTCTGGCGGACCCGCCCCGAGTGGCAGGGGGAACTGACGTACGTCCAGAAGGCCGACGAGTCGCGGTCGCTCATCCCCGAGTACCAGAACCTCCAGTCCAACGTCGAGGAGGCCGTCGAGCGCATCAACGAACGCTTCGGCACCGACGAGTGGACGCCCGTCGTCTACATCGACGACTGGTTGGAGAGCGACGCGCTCAACGCCCTGTACCGCTACAGCGACGTGATGCTCGTCAGCGCCCTCCGCGACGGGATGAACCTCGTCGCCAAGGAGTTCGTCGCCTCGCAAATCGACGACGACGGCGTCCTCGTCCTCTCGAACCAGACCGGCGCGCACGAGCAACTCGGCGACCAGTCGGTCAGCATCAACCCCTACGACACGCAGGAGTTCGCCAACGCCATCGAGGAGGCGGTGACGATGGAGGAGACGGAGCGACACCGTCGGATGCGGACGCTCCGCGAACGCGTCGCCGACGCCGACCTCGACGCGTGGATGGCCGACGTGTTCGCCGAAATCGAGGAGATACGCGAGAACAGAACGGTGCGCTGAGAAGCCGACGACGGGACGGAACGCCGCCGGTGCGCTGAGAAGCCGACGACGGGACGGAACGCCGCGAGAAGTCGTCGGCCTCAGAACTCGACGCGTTCGACGCTCTCGTCGGTTCCGTAGACGACTTCGTCCACCATCTCCACGAACAGGCCGTGTTCCTGCGCGCCGGGAATCCGCGCGAGGTCGGCGGCCCGCGCGTCGACATCGTCTATCTCGCCGAAGTCGCAGTCGACGACGAGGTTCCCGTTCGCCGTGAACAGCGGTCCGTCCTTCGCCTCCGCGTAGCGGAGCGACGGGTCGCCGCCAGCGTCGCGGACCCACTCCTGCGCGACGTTCCGCGACTCCGGCAGTACCGACAGCGGAACGTCGTGCGAGAGCGGGGTCGAACGCTTCTCGTCGTCGGTGGCGACGACGAGGCGGTCGGCCATCGAGTCGATGAGTTTCTCGCGGGCGTGAGAGGCACCCCCGCCCTTCACGACGTGCGGGTGTTCCGGGTCCCACTGGTCGGCGCCGTCGATGGCGACGTCCAGCGAGTCGAACTCGTCCACGTCGGTCAGAGGGATGCCGAGTTCGCGCGCCAAATCGTGGCTCTGCAGCGACGTGGCGACGCCGCGGACGTCTTCGAGTTCGCCCTCGCGCAGTTTCCACCCGATGGCCGCGATGGCCCACGCCGTCGTGCTCCCGGTGCCGAGGCCGACGTCCATGCCGGACTCGACGGCTTCGGCGGCCTCGATGCCGCCGCGACGCCGCTTGTCCATCAGCACGTCCTCGGCGTCGCTCTTGATACGCTTCGGCGAGGGGACGACGCGGATGCGCTCGCGTATCTCGCTCTCGTCGAGCGACAGGTCCGCCCCGTCCAGTTCCTCGCGCGCCTTTTCTACGGTCTCGTCCTCGGTCTCGGCCCAGACGCTGACGTCGTGGCCGTTCTCGTCGTAGACGAACTGTTTTGCCATGGCTGTTAGTCGTCGGAGTCGGCCTCGAACTCCTCGCGTCGCTCCGGTCGCACGGAGTCGAGGCCCTCCTCGTCTTGCCGCAGGTGGTCGCGGGCGACGTTGTCCACGCGCCCGGTGATGCGCTCTTCCAGCATTCGCTCGCTCTCACCGAAGGGGTGCTGCCCGAAGCCGTGACGCATGAGGGCGATGGCGCGGTAGGCGTGCCGCTGGTTCCCCCGCGACTTGAACAGTTCCGTCACGGCCGTGCTGATGACGGGAATCGGCGTCTCGCCCTTGAACGCCTCCTGCACCAGCCAGTTCACCTCGCCGGTGTCTTCGACGTAGTTCGGAATCTCCTCGAAGTCCTCGGGCGCGTCGGACTGTTGCTCCTCGTTGCGGAGCCCCATGCTCATCAGTTCGACCAGCCAACTCTCGATGACCGCGCCGTTGTTCCACGTCTCGAACAGGTCCGCCATCTCGCCGTCGAGGTCGAACTGGCCGGCCTGCAGGAGTTCGACGCCCTCCGCGATGGACTGGAGCATCCCGAACTCGATGCCGTTGTGCACAAGTTTGACGAAGTGACCGCTCCCCGGCGGGCCGACGTGCATGAGGCCGCCGTCGACGGACAGTTCGTCGAGGAACGGTTCGGCTATCTCGAACCCCTCCTCTTTGCCGCCGACCATGAAGCAGGCGCCCTCGCTGGCGCGGGGCGGGCCGCCACTCGTGCCCGCGTCGAGGAAGTAGACGCCGTCCTCCCAACATCGTTCCTCACGGCGAATCGAGTCGCGCCAGAACGAGTTGCCGCCGTCCATGACGACGTCGCCCTCGTCGAGTACGTCCACCAAGCCGTCCAGTTGGTCGTCTATCAGGTCGCCGGCGGGAAGCGAGAGGTAGACCACTCGCGGCGGGTCGAGTTCCTCGGCGAGCGTCTCGTACTCGCCCGCGTCGTGCACCTCGACGCCCATCTGCTGTAGTTCCGCTCTGTCGGCCGTGTCGAGTCCGACCACGCGGATGTCCTTCTCGACGGCCTGTTTCGCGAGGTTGCCGCCGATCTGTCCCAGTCCGACGATTCCGAGTTCGAGTTCCTGTGTGCTCATGTGTGTCCGTCTCAATCGGTGACAGTCGTCGCACGATTCCGTTCGTGTCCACTCGACGATGCCCCGTCGGTGCGAATTCTGGCTATTCGTGGGTTCTATCCCCAGATTGCACGAACTGCTCGTCGTTCGTTCAAGCGTCGCCCCGCGACGGACTAAACCGTGATGGCCGCCGGCAGTCGTCCGACCGGAGGCCACCGCGTTTAATTCGCCCGAGTCGGAATCCGAAGTCCGAACGACGGGTCTCAGTTCATGCTCGGTACCGCAGGGACGCTCACGTCGACGCTCGCATCGACAGACGGACGACGGGCCGTTGCTCGAACCCGAGTGCAGGGAGCGAACGGACGGCTGAGGTGGCCAACACCGCACAGATGACTCGATACGAGCCGATTTCTGACTACGGCATCGTCGGCAACCTGAAGACGTGCGCCCTCGTGAGCGACGGCGGTGCCATCGACTGGTGTTGCTTCCCGTACCTCGATTCGCCGAGCGTCTTCGGCGGCCTGCTGGACGTCGAACGGGGCGGGACGTTCGCCGTCGCTCCCGTGAAACCGTTCGACTCCCGCCAGCGGTATCTCGGGGAGACGAACGTCCTCCAGACCACGTTCAGCACTGCGGGGGGCGAACTGACCGTGACGGACTTCATGCCCGTCTGCGGCGAGGAGTACGCCGACGACTACCCGGTCGACGCCGTCTACCGCAAAGTCACCTGCACGGACGGGAGCGTGGACGTCCACGTCGAGTTCGAACCGCGGTTCGACTACGCGCGGGCCGAGACGGGAGTCGAGACGACGAGTGGCGGCGTCGTCGCCACCCGGGGCGATAGTGGCGACGGAGACGACGGAGAGAGCGCCGACGGTCACCGCGGCGAGTCGTTGTTCCTGTCGACTCCCGTGAGGATGACCGTCGAGGAGGCGCGGGCGACGGCCACCTACCCCCTCTCGGAGGGCGAGTCCCACTGGTACGTCGCCCAGTACGGCGACCACGACCCCTTGGCCGGTGCCACTTGCGACGACCTGCTGTCGGAGACGGTCGAGTACTGGCGAGAGTGGGCGCACACCTGCGACGACGGCGACGAGAACGACGGCTGTTACCTCACCGGCGAGGCGCACGACTTGGCGGTTCGGTCGGGACTCGTCCTGAAACTCCTGATGCGGCGCGACACGAACGGTATCTGCGCGGCGCCGACCACGTCGCTCCCGGAGGACGTCGGCGGCGTGCGGAACTGGGACTACCGGTTCAGTTGGATTCGCGACGGAGCGTTCACCGTTCGCGCCCTGTCGCACCTCGGCCACACCGAGGAGGCGAAGGCGTATCTCGAACGGTTCGTCGACCTCAGCAAGTCGTTGGACCCCGAGGAGATTCGACCGCTGTACGCGATGAACCACGACGAGGGCCTCTCCGAGACCGAACTGTCGCACCTGACCGGCTACCGGAACTCCTCGCCCGTCCGCGTCGGCAACGACGCGGCCGACCAGCAGCAACTCGACGTCTACGGCGAACTCGTCCTCGCCGTCTCGCAGTTGATGAAGTCGGGCGCGACCGTCGACCCGGACGACTGGGCGGCGATTGCGAACGTCGCGGACCACATCTGCGAGACGTGGGACGAACCGGGGTCGGGCATCTGGGAGGTCCGCGGCGACGACCACCAGTTCGTCCACTCGAAGGTGATGTGCTGGGTCGGCCTCGACCGAGCCATCGAGATGGCGGAGACGCTGGACTTCGCCGAGGCCGACGACCGGTGGTCGACGGTCCGCGAGGAGATTCACGAGACGGTGCTCGAACGCGGCTACGACGACGAAATCGGGGCGTTCACACAGCGGTACGAAGGCGATGCGCTGGACGCGACGGCGTTGCTCGTCCCACTGACGGGCTTTCTCCCGCCGGACGACGACCGGGTCGTCTCGACCGTCGACACGATTCGGGAGGAACTGGCGACCGAGGATGGACTCGTGTTCAGGTACAGAGACGGCGCGGACCCGTTGCCCGGCGAGGAGGGGGCGTTCGTCCTCTGCTCGTTCTGGCTCGTGGACGCCCTCGCCGTCTGCGGCCGCGTGGAGGAAGCCGAAACCGTGTTCGAGAACGTCGTCGAGTACGCCGGGTCGCTCGGGTTGCTGTCGGAGGAAGTCGACGCCGAACGAGGCGAACTGCTCGGCAACTACCCGCAGGCGTTCAGCCACATCGGACTGGTGAACGCTGCGCTCTATCTCGCCGAGGCGCGACAGGACGTCGAAATTCAGCCGTTCGGCGCACACTCGCTGGACTGAGTCGGTCTGCGACGAGAGCCACGAGGTGCGGGCGTCAGTTCTGCTCGACGACGTCGGCGGCGTTGTCTCGCGGCGCGTAGCCGATGCTTCGGAGCGTCTGCGTGAGCGACAGGCAGCGCTCGTCGTTCGCGGAGATGGCGTGGGCGGTGAGCGGGTTCTCCCGAACGTCGGCGAGTGCCGCGGCCGCCACGGCGTCACGACAGTCGCGCGGGCTCAGCCACATGGCGCGGGCGAACCGTGCCCCCTCCTCGGTGTACTCGTCCGAAGACGGCGGGTCGGTCACCTTCTCGCGCAGTCGTTCGCGCGGGAGGAGCCACCCGATTCGGAGGTTGACCACTTCGAGGTCCGTCTTGTGAGCGAAGTGCTTGCCGAGTGCCTCGCCGGCCACCTTGGTGACGCCGTAGAACGAGTCGGGATACGGCTCCTGGTCCGGGTAGACGGCCGGCGCGTCGTCGCGGAGCGTCTCCGGTTCGTCCGGGTCGGCCACCTCCCGCGCGTTCAGCGCGTGGTTCGACGAGGAGTAGACGACTCGGTCGATGTCGTTCTCGACGGCGGCGTGGTAGGCGTTGTAGACCCCGTCGACGTTGACGTCCTTCACCTCGTCCCAGTCGGCGTACGGCGACGGGTTCGCCGCGAGGTGGACGAGCACGTCCACGTCGTCCGGGAGTTTCTCGACGAAGTCGTCCCGGTTCAGCACGTTCAGGACGATGCTCTCGATGTCTTCCTCCTCCGTCTGCGTGATGGGAGTGACCGTGTGCGTCTCCCGGTCGAACGCGTCGAGAACGGTACTTCCGACGTTACCGGCGGCTCCCGTTATCGCGATGTGCGCCATCGACGGGAGTGAGTCGGCGAGTGCCAAAGGTTCGATGGCCGGAGGACGGCCGCCGAAGGGGGTATCAGCCGGCGGTTCGACGCCGTATCGGACGACGTGGCCGGGACCGCACGCCCCCGAGAAACCTTCGTCCTCTCCGAGGACGAGTACCGGAAGTGGATAGCGAAGGAAACGGAGTTCGGGGCGACGGACGGGAACGAGTCAGCAGAACTTCCGTCCCCGCGAAACCCGGATAGTCGTCGAACGTCTCGACCCGTCCGACTCGTCCGACACGGACCGCACATCGCCTCCGTGGACGATGCGGTGAGAGTGATTTTCACGAAATTCATTACAATGCTATCGGCGGTCGTATCGGGAAGTTTACCCCGTCGAACCCGGGTTTTTACCTATCTGCCCGCACGTCGTCCGTAAGACGGTCGACCGTCGAGCGCGCGTTCGACAGATTTTATTGTAATTCAAGTTAGTATCATTATTGAATTTCGGACATAATATCAGATTTATTATATTTATGTCTTACGTACTAGTTCCGCAGGTAAGGAGTTTAAATCGATGTGAAGAGAGATATCGTGTTTTATCGCCGGCTGACGGGGCGAATGGTACGCTCCGCTAGTAGTGTCATACGTGATAACGTCGTCTAACGAAATCCAACTGAATCGGTGGGCTAGAGAGGTGTCGTCGATACGTGGTGGAGACGGGATGACGTGGATGCGGAGCGGCGTGGACGCAGAGTACCGTGGACGGGAGGTGAAAGTCGAGTGTGACGCAGAGTGATGTGGACGAGAGCCGGATGTGGGGCGAGAGCCGATGTCACGCGGGTTCGGAATCGTACTCCGTGAACAGCATCCTGAATCCGCCGACGAGGAGTCGGTCGAGCGCCTTGCTCGCCAGCGAGAAGGAGACGAAGAAGACGACCATGACCGCGAACTCGCCCGGCACGAACGCTCCTGCATCCAGCGTGGCGACGACGCGAATCATCGACATCGCGGTCGAGACTGCGCTCTCGAACGTCCACGCCGCGGCGAGGCCGAAGACCAGCACTGCGACCAGGGCCACCAGCGCCTGCGTCTCGGTCGGAGTTTTCCGTCCGAAGATGCTGCTTCTGTTCGCGTCGTAGCGGCCGATACCGAGCGACGCCAGTTGGCGTCTGACCTGTTCGAGAACGGTCACCGCGAGGACGAACCAGACGAACGCCGCGAGTCCGAGACGAACGAGCGACGGCGAGAGGGACAGCGTCGACTCCGTCAGCACCGCCACGACGGTGGGCGTCGCGCGGTCCACCAGATAGTAGAACAGCAACAACCCGAGAACGGCGTCCACGGGACCGTACGCCGGAAACTCGTGTCGATTCCGGGGGGCGGTACGTAGTCGGGAGTCGCTGTACGAACTCATGAGAGTACAGACGAGGTCACACGTCATCAATCGTTGGCCTCCCTCCCAGTTATCGAGAGTGACGGACCGGAAGGGTATCGTCGTTCCGAGTCCAGTAAGTCGTCGTTCCGAGTCCAGTAAGCCGTCCTGACGACTTCGGCATCCCCCTCCGTCGGCCGTCGCTGTCACCCCTCCCCGAAGTCACCCCTCCCGGAGGCGGCATCCGTGCGTACGGTTATTCTCGCCTGTCACGTCCCTTGAACGTGCGCTGTCCGAGCATCGGCTCTTCGGCCGATTTCGGTGAGACGACGTCGGCGTCGGATTGGGCGTCACCGAGGAGGCGCCGAAACTGGGCCGGGACGCCGGCTACCGCCGCGGCGGCGAGGACGACGACGAGAGCGGCGGCGGCGGGAACGAGGAACAGTCCCGTGAACGCCGCGACGGCCCCGACGCCCAGTCCGAGCGCACCGCCGACGGTGCCGAGGACGGACAGCGTCACCAGTAGCGCCTTTCGCTCGTTCGTCCGTTCGTTGTACCGGAGCCAGTGGGCGTAACTCGACAGCAGCGACGACAGGAACTCCCGTTCGGTCCGACCCGTCGCGGCTTCGAGAGCCCTCGGACCGATACCGACGTGCTGACCCGACGCCGTGTACGTCAGTCCCGCCGCCGTCGCCGAGAGCGCGAAGGAGGCCACCCCGGCGCCGACGGCGGGGTTGACCAGCGCCGTCGCGGCCGTCACGTCGCTCGCCGCCGCGAACGAGAGCGCCGACACGAGGACGCCGACGAGTGCGACGTTGAGACGGAACATCGACAGCGCCTTCGAGTCGATGTCGTCTAGGGCGGCCAGTTGTGCGTCGAGCGTCTCGCGCGCCTCTTCCCGAGCGGTTCGAAGCGTCTCCACCTCCGGTTCGTCCGGCCCGGCGCCCGTCATACACCTCCGTGGTGGTGGCGCGTCCCTAACTCCACCGGTCGAACGAGTCGTTTTCGAGGAAACCGCACGTCGACGTTCGGTGTTCGAATCTCGACGGTCAGCGATCAGTCTCATCTCCGCGAGACTCGTCGGCCGGTATCGACGGCAGCCAGTCGAATCTGCAGACAGTATGTGAAACTGACAGCCTATCAGACGAAACGAGGGGGGAGCCTGCGACGGTGGTCCGACGATGTCGTAACAGACGAAACGAGGGGGGAGGGTGAAGAGGAAGAAGAGGAAGAAGAAGAAGGAGAAGAAGGAAAGAGAGGGTTTTACTCCCGTTCTCGTTCGATCTGTTCGCGCGCTTCGAACACGGCGTCGGTGTCGACGGAGAGTTCGTAGACGAAGTAGGAACCGCCGCGTTTACCGTCGTTGTACTCCGTCTTCGAGAGAAATCCGAGCATCTCGAGCGTTCCGAGGTGGTTCTGGATGCTCTTGAGACTCGTAAGCGGATCGTAGGCGTAGTGACCGGCGACCGTCTCGTACACGTTGCGTATCTCCTTGCTTCGAGAGGGCGTCTCGTCTTCGCTCTCCAGTCTGGCGACGGACTCTAACACGAGTTGACCGTGAATGGTCTGGTCGCGAATCTTGTTCGTCACCCGGCCCCGTCGAACCTGTTCGCGAGCGTCCTGAATGTGTTCGTCGGTCACCATGCCGTCGCCCTCCGACTCGGCGAGGTCACCGCCGGTACGGAGAAGGTCGAGTGCCTGCCGGGCACCGCCCGTGTCCTGTGCCGCGAGTGCGGCACAGAGTTGGATCGCCGACTCGGAACACGCACCGTCACGGAACGCCTTCTCCGCCCGTTTGTCGAGGATGGACCGAAGTTCGTTGGCGTCGTACGGACTGAACGATATCTCCTTCTCCATCAACGTGTCTCGGACCTTGGGCGAGAGTGAGTCACGGAATCGATAGTTGTTGCTGATTCCGATGACACCGACTTTCGACTCCGTGATGTGCCCGTTCGCCCTCGCGCGAGGGAACTCGTAGAGGAGTTCGTCGGCGTCGGAGAGGTGGTCTATCTCGTCGAGGACGAACAGGAACGTGCCGCCGATGTCGTCCATCTTCTCGTACAGCGTCTCGAAAGCGATGTTCGTCGACAACCCCGTCTTCGGAAACGGATCCTCGTCGTCGTCCTGGAGTTTGTTGACGAGAGTACGGACCGCCCCGTAGACGCTGCCCCGGTTACAGTTGTAGATTCGAACGTGAAGGTCGTCCGCCTCGTCCCGTTTCTCCGTCTCTTCCTCTAACGCCTGCAACATGTAGTTCGTAACCGCCGTCTTCCCGACGCCCGTCTTCCCGTAGACGAATATGTTGGAGGGATTCCGTCCGAACAACACGTCCTTGAGTGCGTCGCGGTACGCTCGAATCTCGTCGTCGCGTTCGAGGATAGTGTCGGGTTGATAGTCCTCGGATAGCACCTCCTTGTCCTCGAACAGCGTATTGTCCATGTTACTGAACGGCTGTGTCATCTCTTCTCGCTACCTCACGGTCATCGCACATAAACCTAGTGTCGTGTGTTTCGTCTGTTTCGTCGTAGTCACTCGTTTCATCAGTATCCCGTTTATGCTGCACCCCCACCCCTCATTTCGTGAGAAAAGCGGAGCAAGAGGGGTGGGGGGAGGGTGAGAAGTCGATTTGCCGGTATAGTAAGATTCAAATTACGTCTCTAGACTATTCTCTAGACACTAGTCTAGTTAGTTTAGTTAGTCTAGTTAGTTTGGTTGGTATAGGGGTTGTACTGAACCTCCGTAGACTGGTGTGAACTAGGTAAGAAAGCTAATTACTGATGTTCGACGGCGATTATCTACGCTCGACGGAGGCTCCTCGTCGGGCGCTGTCTGTTCTTCCATCAGACCGTCCGGTGGTCGTCGTCACTTCCCGTGGTCGTACCACCTTTCCTCGTCACTACCGTCCACGTTGCTCCGACTGTTGGCTCCCTCTTGGTTCCGTCGTTGTACCCGTGTTCCTGCTCTCGTAGTTCCGGCGTCGTTCTCGCGGTTACCGCCCAATCACCGGCTTTCGTCCGCTTTCGATCCGACTTCGGAGTGGTTACAGGCGGTTCGATTCTCCCGATAGCGACCGGTCGTGACGCTGGAACAGACGAAATGAGGGGGGTGGGCGCTACCTGTGAAGGGGGGGACACCACCCCTCTCGTTCGCGCTAACAGACGAAAAGAGGGGTGGGGGCGTGACCGACGATGGTCCCCTCTCGTTCGCGCTAACAGACGAAATGAGGGGTGGGGGGATTCCGCCATCTTCGTGCCGCAGTCCGGAACAGACGAAACGAGGGGGGTGGGGAGACTCTCCGTCGAACAGACGAAACGGGGGGTCTCCTCGGACCCGAAGTAAGCACCGAGCAGCGTGTGCGCACTCGCC contains:
- the rpiA gene encoding ribose 5-phosphate isomerase A, with the translated sequence MAKQFVYDENGHDVSVWAETEDETVEKAREELDGADLSLDESEIRERIRVVPSPKRIKSDAEDVLMDKRRRGGIEAAEAVESGMDVGLGTGSTTAWAIAAIGWKLREGELEDVRGVATSLQSHDLARELGIPLTDVDEFDSLDVAIDGADQWDPEHPHVVKGGGASHAREKLIDSMADRLVVATDDEKRSTPLSHDVPLSVLPESRNVAQEWVRDAGGDPSLRYAEAKDGPLFTANGNLVVDCDFGEIDDVDARAADLARIPGAQEHGLFVEMVDEVVYGTDESVERVEF
- a CDS encoding NADP-dependent phosphogluconate dehydrogenase, encoding MSTQELELGIVGLGQIGGNLAKQAVEKDIRVVGLDTADRAELQQMGVEVHDAGEYETLAEELDPPRVVYLSLPAGDLIDDQLDGLVDVLDEGDVVMDGGNSFWRDSIRREERCWEDGVYFLDAGTSGGPPRASEGACFMVGGKEEGFEIAEPFLDELSVDGGLMHVGPPGSGHFVKLVHNGIEFGMLQSIAEGVELLQAGQFDLDGEMADLFETWNNGAVIESWLVELMSMGLRNEEQQSDAPEDFEEIPNYVEDTGEVNWLVQEAFKGETPIPVISTAVTELFKSRGNQRHAYRAIALMRHGFGQHPFGESERMLEERITGRVDNVARDHLRQDEEGLDSVRPERREEFEADSDD
- a CDS encoding glycoside hydrolase family 15 protein, whose protein sequence is MTRYEPISDYGIVGNLKTCALVSDGGAIDWCCFPYLDSPSVFGGLLDVERGGTFAVAPVKPFDSRQRYLGETNVLQTTFSTAGGELTVTDFMPVCGEEYADDYPVDAVYRKVTCTDGSVDVHVEFEPRFDYARAETGVETTSGGVVATRGDSGDGDDGESADGHRGESLFLSTPVRMTVEEARATATYPLSEGESHWYVAQYGDHDPLAGATCDDLLSETVEYWREWAHTCDDGDENDGCYLTGEAHDLAVRSGLVLKLLMRRDTNGICAAPTTSLPEDVGGVRNWDYRFSWIRDGAFTVRALSHLGHTEEAKAYLERFVDLSKSLDPEEIRPLYAMNHDEGLSETELSHLTGYRNSSPVRVGNDAADQQQLDVYGELVLAVSQLMKSGATVDPDDWAAIANVADHICETWDEPGSGIWEVRGDDHQFVHSKVMCWVGLDRAIEMAETLDFAEADDRWSTVREEIHETVLERGYDDEIGAFTQRYEGDALDATALLVPLTGFLPPDDDRVVSTVDTIREELATEDGLVFRYRDGADPLPGEEGAFVLCSFWLVDALAVCGRVEEAETVFENVVEYAGSLGLLSEEVDAERGELLGNYPQAFSHIGLVNAALYLAEARQDVEIQPFGAHSLD
- a CDS encoding NAD-dependent epimerase/dehydratase family protein, which encodes MAHIAITGAAGNVGSTVLDAFDRETHTVTPITQTEEEDIESIVLNVLNRDDFVEKLPDDVDVLVHLAANPSPYADWDEVKDVNVDGVYNAYHAAVENDIDRVVYSSSNHALNAREVADPDEPETLRDDAPAVYPDQEPYPDSFYGVTKVAGEALGKHFAHKTDLEVVNLRIGWLLPRERLREKVTDPPSSDEYTEEGARFARAMWLSPRDCRDAVAAAALADVRENPLTAHAISANDERCLSLTQTLRSIGYAPRDNAADVVEQN
- a CDS encoding orc1/cdc6 family replication initiation protein: MTQPFSNMDNTLFEDKEVLSEDYQPDTILERDDEIRAYRDALKDVLFGRNPSNIFVYGKTGVGKTAVTNYMLQALEEETEKRDEADDLHVRIYNCNRGSVYGAVRTLVNKLQDDDEDPFPKTGLSTNIAFETLYEKMDDIGGTFLFVLDEIDHLSDADELLYEFPRARANGHITESKVGVIGISNNYRFRDSLSPKVRDTLMEKEISFSPYDANELRSILDKRAEKAFRDGACSESAIQLCAALAAQDTGGARQALDLLRTGGDLAESEGDGMVTDEHIQDAREQVRRGRVTNKIRDQTIHGQLVLESVARLESEDETPSRSKEIRNVYETVAGHYAYDPLTSLKSIQNHLGTLEMLGFLSKTEYNDGKRGGSYFVYELSVDTDAVFEAREQIERERE